In Flavobacterium piscisymbiosum, the sequence ACGGCTTGTGTCGTTGGATAACCGTGCATATCGATTGGAGAAGTAATTCTATAATGCTCATTTTCCTTTAAAATTTCATTTAGAAATTCAATCAAAGTCGATCCGTCACCTAAATTGTATTTAAAATAATGCACAGCCAAAGCGATACGTTTTGCGCAACCAATTCCTTCAACGGTAAGGTGAGAAGTCTTTGCCTGAATTTCGCAAAACTCCATCAATTGCTCTATATTTTTTACGTAACCAATAGAATATGCTCGCATTGCAGAACCGTTTCCGTTACTGCCGTTATTGATTATTTTGATAAAATCAGCTCCATTTTTACTGGCGTCTAAAGCATTATAAACTCTATCAGAATATCCTCGTCTTTTATCTCTGTGAAAAACTTCGACAAACTTATCCGCAACTTTAATCTCATTCCAATTTTCATCTTCTAATAACAATTCCGAAATTGCAATTGCCATTTGAGTATCGTCCGTATATCTTTTATAAATCTCCGTATAAAGTCCGTGTTTATGATATTGTGTCAGATTGTTGTTTTGAGAAATAAAATCTAAATCCCGAAATTCAAAACCTGCTCCGTATGCGTCGCCTATTGCTGCTTCTAGTATCATAAGTATTATTTTTGGTTGTTAATTTGGGGGATTCTATTTATGATTTAAACTCAATATATTTTGCCGGAACCTCATCTGTTAACCAAACATTATTTTCAGACAAATAAAATTTAAATCCGTCTCTGTGCATCGCACCGCTTCTTACGGTTAGAATTTGAGGAACTCCTCACCTGCTTCCTACTTTTATTGCCGTTTCTTTATCTTTGGAAAGATGTACGTGCTGACGGCTCATTTTTTTCAAACCTTCTTTTTGAATGTTCTCCATAAACTTCCCAACGGTTCCGTGGTATAAATATTCTGAAGGTTCTGTTTCTGCTAAATTCAATTCAACCGAAATCGAATGTCCCTGACTTGCCCTGATTTTCGTTTTATCTTCATTAAAAGCAAAACGTTTTTTATCGTTGTTTTCTACTACGTAATCTAAAAGAACAGCATCTAGTTTATTTCCTTTTTGAGAACATTTCAATATTAGTTCTTCTACATCTGCCCAACCGTTTTCGTCTAGTTTTAATCCTATTTTTTCCGGCGAATGTCTAAGTACTAAACTTAGAAATTTGCTCACTGTTTTTGCTATATTTTCATTCATGATTAATATATTTTTTTCTAGAAGTCATATACACCGACTTCAACATCATTATTTGAAAGTATTTTGAGAATAATAGGTTCTATCATCTCCCACTTTCCGCCTGCTAAACCACAGCCAATTCTTGGCATATGAACGCTGGCATTATTTTCTTTTGCGAACGAAGCTACTTCTTTCAAGCCATCTTCAATAGCATCATATCGTATTGGAGCATTTCCGTTTTCATCTTTATTGATTTTATGCTGACCAATTAAATTTGCTACCCAAAGATCTTCTTCTACCTGAACAAACTGAACTTTGCCCAATTCAAAACCATCTTTTGATTTAAACCATTCTCTATATTGATTTTCAGGTTTTTTCCATCTTTTTGAAATCGCCATAACAAATCCTTTTCCCCAACCTCCAATATCATTACAGATATGTACAATAATTTTATTATCTTCTGATTGAGGAGCCGTTGCGTCTCCTTTTGTATATTGAATATCTTTCATTTATTTCATTATTTTAATCAAACGTTCCTACGGAACGTAATACAATACGACACTATTTTTATCTACCGATGAGATGTTCCTATGGAAAACTAAATCGCGCTTTTACAATTCATTATTTCCGATCTATTCTTTCTAAAAATTATAAACTGTCTATTTCATTTTTTTTTAATTTTAAAGACAGTCTTTCGCACAAATCATCAATATCATTTTTTCTTGCTAATGTGGAAATCCACTTTTGTGGAATATTATCAATTCCGTAATACATTCCAGCCAAGCCTCCGGTAATTGCTGCGGTTGTATCGGTATCTCCGCCTAAATTCACTGCTTTTAAAACAGAGCCTTCATAGGTATTAAAATTTAAAAAACACCAAAAACTAGCTTCTAAACTGTGAAGAACATAACCTGATGATTCAATTTCATTTTCAGGATAATCCGCTATATTATTTTTTAAGACCCTATCAAACAACTGAATTTCAGAAGGATTAAATTGTTTATCACTTAAAAAACCAGAAACAATCTTTTGCATATTTTTATATGCCTCTATTTTATCAGAACCATTTAAAATTTCTAAACAATACACGACATAGATAAAACAAGCAAATACGGATCTAAAATGAGCATGGGTAATCGAAGAAACTTCTTTTACTTTTTTATAAATAGCTTCAATATCTCTTTCATTTTGAAGATAAAATACTAAAGGTAAAATTCTCATCAAAGAACCATTTCCGTTGTCTTCTGCAAAGAAATTACCTGAAAACCTCGCAGATTCTCCCTGAACCACTCTTGCTAAAGAATATCGTGTAGAACCACCTATATCAAATACTTTATGATGCGCTCCCCAATATCCTTCCTGCATCCATTTAACAAAAAGTAGTGCCATATTTTCTATGTCATAACCTTTGCACAAACTTTCTGCAGTACAAAAAGCTAATGAGCTATCATCGCTCCAGGTTCCTGGAGGCTGATTCCAACACATATAACCCATCATATCTGAAACAGGATTTTCTCTTAAAATATCTCTTGATTTAAATTCAACCGGAACACCCAATGCATCACCAACGGCAACTCCAAACAATCCTGATTTAACTTTATACTCAAAATCGCTTTCTATTATATCACTATAAATTTTGAAATTTTCATCATCATAACAAACAAAAATGATTTTTTCGAATTGCTCTCTGTGTTCAGAAATAGAAATCATATTAATTGCAATTTCTGCAGCTAATTCTTTAGGGAATTTATATATCCCTGTACTTATATTAGGGAAAGCAATCGTTTTGATATTATTTTCAACCGCTAATTCCAATACACTTAAATAACAGCATTTCAACAATTCCTCTTCATGACTTTTGCCATTATTCCAAACCGGACCAACGGTATGAATTACATATTTTGCGGGTAAATTACCAGCAGTTGTAATAACGGCATCTCCAACTTTACAGCCGCCTTGCTTATTTCGAATCTTAACGCAATCGTCTAAAATAGCTTTTCCTCCTTTTCTGTGAATAGCCCCGTCAACTCCGCCTCCGCCAAGTAAAGAAGTATTCGCTGCATTTACAATTGCATCAACTTGAATTTCAGCAATGTCTGCTTTGAGAATTTCTATTTCCATAATTAATTTTATTTCAATTCATCCCTAACTTCCATCAAAGCAAAACCCAAAAGATTCAACCCTTTCCATTTCTTCGGATTCATAACATCTTTATGATCACCGGCCATCCCGATTCCCCAAATTGCATCAACCGGACTTGCTTCTACTATAACCCTGTCTTTTGTATTTAGTAGAAAAGTTTTTAAATCCGGATGTTGACTGAATTTATGATAATTCCCTTCTTTTACAATGTCAAATCTCGCGGCTAACCACAGCGTTTCATTATAATTTTTTACTTCTCTACCAAACTTTTTAGCCTCGGCAGGAGATTTAGCCTGAAGGATTTTCTGCAGAACTGCATCATCTTTAAACAATTCAGCTTTCTTGGCCATCATCCAGTGTTCTGCCGTTTTGTAAGTCACTTTATCAACTTCAAAAGAACTCAGCCACCATTGACTAAAACAGGTTTTAGAAATGCTTCCGTCTTTATTGGGCTGATGTCCCCAGAAAAATAAAAATTTATTTTCCGGAGTTATATTTTCTATAGTATATTTCATTTTTTCTCTTTATTGATACAAAGAAGTTAACTGTTTGAAATCCTTAGAATCGGGTGAAAACGATCCGTAGATTTCCTTAAACTCTGTTGTTATTTTTTCAAATTCATAATCCACTTCGATCTGATCCATGCAGGTTACAACCAAATTTCTTTTGGCATTTAAACTATAAGCTGCATCCAACT encodes:
- a CDS encoding O-acetyl-ADP-ribose deacetylase, with protein sequence MEIEILKADIAEIQVDAIVNAANTSLLGGGGVDGAIHRKGGKAILDDCVKIRNKQGGCKVGDAVITTAGNLPAKYVIHTVGPVWNNGKSHEEELLKCCYLSVLELAVENNIKTIAFPNISTGIYKFPKELAAEIAINMISISEHREQFEKIIFVCYDDENFKIYSDIIESDFEYKVKSGLFGVAVGDALGVPVEFKSRDILRENPVSDMMGYMCWNQPPGTWSDDSSLAFCTAESLCKGYDIENMALLFVKWMQEGYWGAHHKVFDIGGSTRYSLARVVQGESARFSGNFFAEDNGNGSLMRILPLVFYLQNERDIEAIYKKVKEVSSITHAHFRSVFACFIYVVYCLEILNGSDKIEAYKNMQKIVSGFLSDKQFNPSEIQLFDRVLKNNIADYPENEIESSGYVLHSLEASFWCFLNFNTYEGSVLKAVNLGGDTDTTAAITGGLAGMYYGIDNIPQKWISTLARKNDIDDLCERLSLKLKKNEIDSL
- a CDS encoding macro domain-containing protein; translation: MKDIQYTKGDATAPQSEDNKIIVHICNDIGGWGKGFVMAISKRWKKPENQYREWFKSKDGFELGKVQFVQVEEDLWVANLIGQHKINKDENGNAPIRYDAIEDGLKEVASFAKENNASVHMPRIGCGLAGGKWEMIEPIILKILSNNDVEVGVYDF
- a CDS encoding ADP-ribosylglycohydrolase family protein, coding for MILEAAIGDAYGAGFEFRDLDFISQNNNLTQYHKHGLYTEIYKRYTDDTQMAIAISELLLEDENWNEIKVADKFVEVFHRDKRRGYSDRVYNALDASKNGADFIKIINNGSNGNGSAMRAYSIGYVKNIEQLMEFCEIQAKTSHLTVEGIGCAKRIALAVHYFKYNLGDGSTLIEFLNEILKENEHYRITSPIDMHGYPTTQAVIKIVSEATSMKDCLKTSIDYGGDTDTVAALCMAILSHKQNCDKVLPSFLYEELENDKFGKDFLTKLDLDLLNKFQ
- a CDS encoding NADAR family protein, which gives rise to MKYTIENITPENKFLFFWGHQPNKDGSISKTCFSQWWLSSFEVDKVTYKTAEHWMMAKKAELFKDDAVLQKILQAKSPAEAKKFGREVKNYNETLWLAARFDIVKEGNYHKFSQHPDLKTFLLNTKDRVIVEASPVDAIWGIGMAGDHKDVMNPKKWKGLNLLGFALMEVRDELK